Proteins encoded in a region of the Triticum dicoccoides isolate Atlit2015 ecotype Zavitan chromosome 3A, WEW_v2.0, whole genome shotgun sequence genome:
- the LOC119269736 gene encoding photosystem II 22 kDa protein 1, chloroplastic-like, which translates to MAQSMLMSGVNGVASGRSLLQAARPSSASTPFSRLALSSSSSAAYYKHMPSLSVRTMALFGKKTKAAPAKKVAAPKPKTEDGIFGTSGGIGFTKENELFVGRVAMIGFAASILGEAITGKGILSQLNLETGIPIYEAEPLLLFFILFTLLGAIGALGDRGRFVDEQPTGLDKAVIAPGKGFRSALGLSEGGPLFGFTKSNELFVGRLAQLGIAFSIIGEIITGKGALAQLNIETGVPISEIEPLVLFNVVFFFIAAINPGTGKFISGEEDD; encoded by the exons ATGGCACAGTCGATGCTCATGTCCGGCGTCAACGGCGTGGCCTCCGGCAGGAGCCTGCTGCAGGCGGCGCGGCCGTCGTCGGCGTCCACGCCCTTCTCGCGGCTCGCGCTctcctcgtcgtcctcggcggcGTACTACAAGCACATGCCGTCCCTCTCCGTCCGGACCATGGCCCTGTTCGGCAAGAAGACCAAGGCCGCGCCGGCCAAGAAG gtcgctgcccccaagcccaagacgGAGGACGGCATCTTCGGCACGTCCGGCGGGATCGGTTTCACCAAGGAGAACGAGCTCTTCGTCGGCCGTGTTGCCATGATTGGCTTCGCC GCATCGATCTTAGGAGAGGCCATCACCGGCAAGGGCATCCTGTCCCAGCTGAACCTTGAGACCGGCATCCCGATCTACGAGGCGGAgcccctcctcctcttcttcatcctttTCACCCTCCTCGGCGCCATCGGCGCGCTCGGAGACCGCGGCAGGTTCGTCGACGAGCAGCCCACCGGCCTCGACAAGGCCGTCATCGCCCCCGGCAAAGGCTTCCGCTCCGCCCTCGGCCTCAGCGAGGGAG GGCCGCTGTTCGGGTTCACCAAGTCGAACGAGCTGTTCGTGGGgcggctggcgcagctggggatcgcCTTCTCCATCATCGGGGAGATTATCACGGGCAAGGGCGCGCTGGCGCAGCTCAACATCGAGACCGGGGTGCCCATCAGCGAGATCGAGCCACTCGTGCTCTTCAACGTCGTCTTCTTCTTCATCGCCGCCATCAACCCCGGCACCGGCAAGTTCATCAGCGGCGAGGAGGACGACTAG